One Pseudomonas entomophila genomic window carries:
- the pssA gene encoding CDP-diacylglycerol--serine O-phosphatidyltransferase: MSERPEEPNKPSDAESLLPVDEHVEEGHDAEGRKVRHRGIYLLPNLFTTANLFAGFYSIISSMSAQSAGDPREASKYFAFAAIAIFVAMVLDSLDGRVARMTNTQSAFGAEYDSLSDMVAFGVAPALLAFGWALGDMGKVGWMVAFIYVAGAALRLARFNTQVGTADKRYFIGLASPAAAGVVAGTVWAFSDYGIQGSKLSFLVALLVAAAGMLMVSNIKYNSFKELDLKGRVPFVAILAVVLVFAVVFSDPPRILLLIFLGYAISGPVQYLLRGRRRKV; the protein is encoded by the coding sequence ATGAGCGAACGTCCCGAAGAGCCGAACAAGCCCTCCGACGCCGAAAGCCTGCTACCTGTCGATGAGCATGTCGAAGAAGGCCACGATGCCGAAGGGCGCAAGGTCCGCCACCGCGGTATCTACCTGCTGCCCAACCTGTTCACCACCGCGAACCTGTTCGCCGGCTTCTATTCCATCATCAGCTCGATGAGCGCGCAGAGCGCCGGCGACCCGCGCGAGGCGAGCAAGTATTTCGCCTTCGCCGCGATCGCGATCTTCGTTGCCATGGTGCTCGATAGTCTTGATGGTCGCGTGGCACGCATGACCAACACCCAAAGTGCCTTCGGCGCCGAGTACGACTCGCTGTCGGACATGGTCGCCTTTGGTGTGGCGCCGGCGTTGCTGGCTTTCGGTTGGGCACTGGGCGACATGGGCAAGGTCGGCTGGATGGTCGCCTTCATCTATGTGGCGGGCGCTGCGCTGCGCCTGGCGCGCTTCAACACCCAGGTCGGCACCGCCGACAAGCGCTACTTCATCGGTTTGGCCAGCCCGGCCGCGGCCGGTGTGGTGGCCGGCACCGTGTGGGCGTTCAGCGATTACGGCATCCAGGGCTCCAAACTGTCGTTCCTGGTGGCGCTGCTGGTGGCGGCTGCGGGCATGCTGATGGTCAGCAACATCAAGTACAACAGCTTCAAGGAGCTGGATCTCAAGGGCCGCGTGCCGTTCGTTGCGATCCTCGCCGTGGTGCTGGTGTTCGCCGTAGTGTTCAGCGACCCGCCGCGCATCCTGCTGCTGATCTTCCTCGGTTACGCGATTTCCGGCCCGGTGCAGTACCTGTTGCGTGGCCGTCGTCGCAAAGTCTGA
- the ilvC gene encoding ketol-acid reductoisomerase, whose protein sequence is MKVFYDKDCDLSIIQGKKVAIIGYGSQGHAQACNLKDSGVDVTIGLRKGSATVAKAEAHGLKVTDVATAVAAADLVMILTPDEFQGQLYKQEIEPNIKKGATLAFSHGFSIHYNQVVPRADLDVIMIAPKAPGHTVRSEFVKGGGIPDLIAIYQDASGNAKNVALSYASGVGGGRTGIIETTFKDETETDLFGEQAVLCGGTVELVKAGFETLVEAGYAPEMAYFECLHELKLIVDLMYEGGIANMNYSISNNAEYGEYVTGPEVINEESRKAMRNALKRIQDGEYAKMFISEGATNYPSMTAKRRNNAAHGIEIIGEQLRSMMPWISANKIVDKTKN, encoded by the coding sequence ATGAAAGTTTTCTACGACAAAGACTGCGACCTCTCCATCATCCAGGGCAAGAAAGTCGCCATCATCGGCTACGGCTCCCAAGGCCACGCCCAGGCGTGCAACCTGAAAGACTCCGGTGTGGATGTCACCATCGGTCTGCGTAAAGGTTCGGCCACCGTGGCCAAGGCCGAAGCCCACGGCCTGAAAGTGACCGACGTTGCCACTGCCGTCGCTGCCGCCGACCTGGTCATGATCCTCACCCCGGACGAATTCCAGGGCCAGCTGTACAAGCAAGAGATCGAGCCGAACATCAAGAAAGGCGCCACCCTGGCCTTCTCCCACGGCTTCTCGATCCACTACAACCAGGTCGTTCCACGTGCCGACCTCGACGTGATCATGATCGCGCCAAAGGCCCCGGGCCACACCGTGCGCTCCGAGTTCGTCAAAGGCGGCGGCATCCCTGACCTGATCGCCATCTACCAGGACGCCTCGGGCAACGCCAAGAACGTCGCCCTGTCCTACGCTTCGGGCGTGGGTGGCGGCCGTACCGGCATCATCGAAACCACCTTCAAGGACGAGACCGAAACCGACCTGTTCGGTGAGCAGGCCGTTCTCTGCGGCGGTACCGTCGAGCTGGTCAAGGCCGGTTTCGAAACCCTGGTCGAAGCGGGCTATGCCCCGGAAATGGCCTACTTCGAGTGCCTGCACGAGCTGAAGCTGATCGTCGACCTCATGTACGAAGGCGGTATCGCCAACATGAACTACTCGATCTCCAACAACGCCGAGTACGGTGAGTACGTCACCGGCCCAGAAGTCATCAACGAAGAATCCCGCAAGGCCATGCGCAATGCTCTGAAGCGCATCCAGGACGGCGAGTACGCGAAGATGTTCATCTCCGAAGGCGCCACCAACTACCCATCGATGACCGCCAAGCGTCGCAACAACGCCGCCCACGGCATCGAAATCATCGGCGAGCAGCTGCGCTCGATGATGCCGTGGATCTCGGCCAACAAGATCGTCGACAAGACCAAGAACTAA